The DNA region CGGATCCAGGCCGGGTGACATGATCCCGCGCCCGCCTTTCATCAGCGTCTGATACCGGCTCCAGTCGCTCGCAGACAGGCCCCACTGCTGTGCCTGCTGCTCTGTGTTCTGCTGCGATGAGCTCTTTTCCTGAAGTGGCGCAATGGTGCTGCGCATTTCATAATCCGGCGGCAATGCGGCCAGCGCCCGGAACGACAGTAATATTAACGCTGCAGTCAGTGTTTTTTTCATGAGTTGTCCTTTTACTGAACCTGAACACGAACGGCGCTGCCGCTGACGCTGAACAGTGCGGCGTTGCCCTCAAACGCACGCAGGGTCCAGCCCATAAAACCGTCACCGGGCGAAAGCAGGCGCATCGACGAAATGAGGTCAACGCCCCGGGGAATAACCACGGCGAACGTCTGGCCACCCCGGCGTTCAATGCCGGTCAGCACGAACGGTGCAGCCGGCATCGCCGCGTGCCTGACTGACCGTTTAGTCTTTTTTGGGACAGAGACCACCTTGCGGGACAGCTGCGGTGCTGCCTTCTCAGTCTCAGGGGCTTTGGGGGTCACCGCGGCCTGCTGTTTCAGCGATTCAAGTGCCGCAGCCGACGTCTGAACCGACTGGCTGAGCTGTTCCACCTGCTGCTGCAGCTGCTGTACAGACTGATGATCGCTGAGGCCGGCATCGCTGAGCTGATTCACACGGGTGCTGAGTTTCAGCTGATCAGAGGAGAGGGAGCTGATTTTGTCCTGCACCGGCTCCAGTGCAGTAACCTGTTTTTCCAGCGTTTTCAGCTTTTCCTGCATCGCGGTAACGTTCGAAGACAGCTGGCCTATCTGTCCGCTTCGGAAAGCGGCATCAAGCGTGTTAACCCGGATAGTCAGATTTGACACTTTATACAGAAGCACCGCTGAGGCAGTCAGGGTGCCAAGCAGTGCGGCAACCAGCACGCCGAGACTGACGTGACGGGCTACTCTGCGCAGATCAACCGGCGGTTTTCGGAGTAATGAGGGAACATCATCATGGGCTGGCTCATCCGGAGCATGACCAGTGCCGGTGACTTCCGGCACCAGTTCATCGGGTGAGGCGTGGGTAAGAGACATCGGTGAATTCCTTATGGCTGCTCAGCAGAACGGCCATAAGGTGCAAAATTCACGATACAATGACGATGATTAACTCATCAGCCGGTTCTGAAGATTTAATGGACTTTGCATGTTTTGTGTAAAGCCAGCAGTAATAAAAAATTAGCTATATGAATTGAGCCTTTCAGACTGTTGCTCGTGCTGATCAAGAAATGCCTTCGATAAAGCTGATGTCTTATTCACAAATGGCGTAGCTTGTTGATCGAATTACCTGGTTTTTCGTTGAATCACAGTATGCAAACCATGATGCATCACCTGACGGAATGGATGTGACCAGCCATACAGTTCCCTGATGGCTCAGACTTTCACAGTTCCCGCCACCTCCCACGACTTTTTTTGGAGCCGGACAGGTTGCCGTTGCTGCGGAAAAACGCATCACATCTGCAGATGCTGAAACAATAGTTTTGGTGGCAGACATCCGTCGCCAGACTCCGGACTGGCATGAAAGTATGGCTCCGCCTACCTGATGGCTAATCGCACCTTCAGGGCGACAGGTTGTGTATTCCGCATTAACACTGTCCTGATAGAGAATGCCTCCCGCCGAAATATCACCATCAGCCCTGACGTTGCCACCCCGTATCAGACCACCGGTATAAATATTTTTGTTATTAATAACACGGACCCAGTCATTGTCGGACATGTAAAAACCGCCGCCGTGAGACTCATCCAGCCAGCCTTTGCCGTCACGGGTGATAAACCAGCCACCGGTACTGCGGATATCTCCATTGGCGGTAATGCTGTTCCCCGCAGACATATTACCCCGCGCGTTGACGTCCTGCCCGGTCACGACGCCATTTGCCGAAACAGCGTTTCCGGCGCTGACGTTGCCCCGGCCATTCACGTCCTGACCTGTGACAGTGCCATTTGCCGTAACGTTACTGCTGAAGCTGCCGTTTGCCGCGTTGATGTTTCCGGTGTTGTTCAGGTCATTACCGCCCATGTTGATGCTGGTATGCATGGTGTTAAGGTCGGGTTTGCCGTTCACCGCAAACCGGTAAAGCCGGTCGCTTTCGGCGCGGGATGCACCCAGGTCATCCGTGGTCAGAAGCGCCGCAATATGGCCGGGCGTGGTGTTCGCATTAAAGGTCTGAAGGGGGGCGGACCAGCCCCCCCGGGCGCCGGTCACGGTGCCCGCTGTAATGATATATCCCCCCATTCCTGCGTTAATGCTGACGGAAATCTGATCCATGGCCATAAAGGGCAGCGGACTGCCGTTCTGCGTGTATACCAGCGCCTGCAGCTGGTTATTCTGCGACGCATTACGCACCACAGACGCAAGATACTGCTGGCCGTAGTCGTTGGTTTCTTTGAATCCCGGCTCCAGAAAGCCCGTATTTTTGAGCATGGCCGGGGTCACCGTGACCGGTGCGGTCGACAGCAGAGTATCGTAATACCGGCCCGCGTAGCGCTTCACGGCCTGCGTGAAGCGCGAGGCCTGCGTGGCGCTCCTGAGCCAGTTCTGCCGGGCATTCCAGTCCTGAATCAGTGAGCTGCCCCAGGCGGTTATAAAAACCAGAACAATGAGGGCAGCGCCGGTGCTGGCAAAGGCCCAGCCACGATCGGGATGTATGCGTGAGGACATAGTATTCACCAGATAATAAGGGGCTGATAGAGCTGAATTAATGTCACTATCACGGCGCCGGCGGCCAGCCAGGGTCCAAGCGGGCCACCTTCAGACGTGCGGCGCGCCTGTATTTGCCACAGAGTGAAAAGCAGGAACCCGGTCACCACGGCGTGAAAACCCTGGAATCCCAGCCAGGTGCAGACAGCCCCGGACAGCCAGACATCTCCGGTCGCGGGGTTTTCATAACCATGCACAGCGAGGCTGACAAGGCGAAATCCACTGGCTGTGAGCATCATGAAAATCGCATAAAACAGGTGCTTCAGTAGCGCTGCGCCCTCAGCCCTCATATCTGAATCATGATGCCAGAGTGACGCCGCCAGACCGGCCAGCAGACAGCTGACGGTCAGACTGCGGGGCAGCAGGCCTGTCAGCGCATCGGCCAGCGTCAGCCTGAACAGAAACATCAGAAAAAACAACGCCGGCAGGTTGACTGACACCGGAGCCAGAACGACGGCCGTGGCGGCACACGCATACAGCCAGACAATCCCTGACGTGGCCGTGTCGGCGCAGTCAGTGACCAAAGGATACGGCCGCAGACTGGTGCATACCTGATTAGCCAGCAGCCGGAACAGCAGTACGAATACAGGAAATATCAGGGCAGCAAACTGCCAGGGCATACTCAGGGTCAGCAGTGTCACAGTTTAATTCCCCGCTCTTTTAACAGCAGTTTTTTATAAATGGCATAAATGCGGTTGGCATAGGACTCGCGGGTTTCGTGCCGGTCTTTACGAAACCCGGCGTTGTACGAGCCCAGGCAGTTCCAGCTGATGCCGCACACCTGAAAATGCGTGGCCAGAACCCAGACGCCTATCTGCACGTTGAGGCAGGGTTTCGTCAGCAGATCCTGCGGGCTGCTGATAAAGCCCTTCGCGATGAGCGCCGGAATATGAGAGGAGTTCACCTGCATCAGGCCGTAATCGGTGCTGACGGGCCGCCCGGTTCCGGGCGCCCGGTTAATGTGAGTAATACCCGGCTGCAGGCTGCTCTCACCGATTGCAATCGCCTGAATCAGCAGCGGGTCTATATGATATTTTGCGCCCGCTGCGTCAAAGCAGAAGGCCCGGGCGCGGGCGCAGAACAGCAACAGTAAAACGCACAGCGTCAGCAGCGGACGGGACATGACATCAGCCGTTGTGGGTAAAGACGAGCGTGTTATTGCCCGACCGGCCACTGTCCGCCGTACACGCCTGACCGATGGCCTCAGAGCTGACCTGGCCGCTGCTGAAGTCGGTGCTGTTGATGGATACTGAGCTCGCGGAGCCGGCTGCCATCATGCGGGTGGTGATGTCGATGCAGCCGGCCTGCGGTATGCTCTGTGAAGTCACGGAAAAACCGTTGTTATAACCGTTGGTAGCCACCGGCGCGATAATCACCGATCCGCCATAACTGTTGGTCAGGGTCGCGGTGCCGGATGACGCCGTGCCGTGAACGGTAAACCCGGACGGAGCCCCGCCTTTCTGGATCAGGAAACCGGTCATGGCCGCGCCGCTGCTGAAGTCGTAACCGTTACCGGTTTTCAGCGCGGTACCGTTACTCATCATGGTCTGCAGGCTGGTCACCTCCGTCGCGGCGTCTTTGGCACTGAAGAGTTTCCAGATCCCCCCCACGACCAGTGCGACGACAATGACATAAGCCAGGCCGATGGCACCCTGCTCCATAAATCCCCAGCCCCGGTCCGGGTAGCCTTTTACGTTATCGTTTGGTACAGACATGGTGTGTCCTCAGTGAAGGTTAAGTGAACTGGTGTCCTGGATCTGCATGACCATCAGGATGATGAGTGCGAAGAACCCCAGAATCAGAAGCATGGATAAAAGACGGGTCACGCTGGCCCGGCGGGCAACGCGCTCAAGCGTCTGCTTCAGCCAGCGATCGGCATAATTGCTGATGAGCTCAGCGGAGCCGTCTCCGTCGTCAAGCAGTGACAGGTAGTTAACGGCCTCGCGGCTCGGGAAGTCATAGCCGCTTTTGCGCAGCGCCATGCCGGGAGAGTTGCCCTCACTCATCCCGTCCATCGCCGCCTCAAGGCGCTCCTGCAGCCAGGGCGGCGCAAAGCTGTGCAGCAGCTGCATGGCTTCCAGCCCGGGTACGCCCGCCCCCAGAAGGGCACCGGTGTTCATCAGGAACACCGCACCCTGCAGGTCTTTATATAAAGACCAGGGCAGAAAGTTGTCGGCAAAACGCCGCAGACTCCCGCGCCAGCGGGGAAGCGACCACAGGCTGAGCGCGATAAGTCCTGCACCGGCAACAGCTGACACTGCGCCCCAGCGTTCCGTCCAGTCAGCAAGCCCCTTCATGAATCCGAGCGCACCGCTCCAGCCTGCCGGGTCAGATATTCTGCTCAGCATCGGGATAAGTGAGAGGTTATTGACCCCGAGCAGCCCCCCGCCCAGAACGACCAGCACCAGTGGGTAAACCGACGCAAATACGACCTGACCCAGGATCTGCCCACGGGCGTTGATGAGTTTGTCCGTCTGCTTCAGTGCAACGGGTATATT from Pantoea deleyi includes:
- a CDS encoding plasmid transfer protein is translated as MSLTHASPDELVPEVTGTGHAPDEPAHDDVPSLLRKPPVDLRRVARHVSLGVLVAALLGTLTASAVLLYKVSNLTIRVNTLDAAFRSGQIGQLSSNVTAMQEKLKTLEKQVTALEPVQDKISSLSSDQLKLSTRVNQLSDAGLSDHQSVQQLQQQVEQLSQSVQTSAAALESLKQQAAVTPKAPETEKAAPQLSRKVVSVPKKTKRSVRHAAMPAAPFVLTGIERRGGQTFAVVIPRGVDLISSMRLLSPGDGFMGWTLRAFEGNAALFSVSGSAVRVQVQ
- the pilV gene encoding shufflon system plasmid conjugative transfer pilus tip adhesin PilV; the protein is MSSRIHPDRGWAFASTGAALIVLVFITAWGSSLIQDWNARQNWLRSATQASRFTQAVKRYAGRYYDTLLSTAPVTVTPAMLKNTGFLEPGFKETNDYGQQYLASVVRNASQNNQLQALVYTQNGSPLPFMAMDQISVSINAGMGGYIITAGTVTGARGGWSAPLQTFNANTTPGHIAALLTTDDLGASRAESDRLYRFAVNGKPDLNTMHTSINMGGNDLNNTGNINAANGSFSSNVTANGTVTGQDVNGRGNVSAGNAVSANGVVTGQDVNARGNMSAGNSITANGDIRSTGGWFITRDGKGWLDESHGGGFYMSDNDWVRVINNKNIYTGGLIRGGNVRADGDISAGGILYQDSVNAEYTTCRPEGAISHQVGGAILSCQSGVWRRMSATKTIVSASADVMRFSAATATCPAPKKVVGGGGNCESLSHQGTVWLVTSIPSGDASWFAYCDSTKNQVIRSTSYAICE
- a CDS encoding potassium transporter TrkH; its protein translation is MTLLTLSMPWQFAALIFPVFVLLFRLLANQVCTSLRPYPLVTDCADTATSGIVWLYACAATAVVLAPVSVNLPALFFLMFLFRLTLADALTGLLPRSLTVSCLLAGLAASLWHHDSDMRAEGAALLKHLFYAIFMMLTASGFRLVSLAVHGYENPATGDVWLSGAVCTWLGFQGFHAVVTGFLLFTLWQIQARRTSEGGPLGPWLAAGAVIVTLIQLYQPLIIW
- a CDS encoding lytic transglycosylase domain-containing protein, producing MSRPLLTLCVLLLLFCARARAFCFDAAGAKYHIDPLLIQAIAIGESSLQPGITHINRAPGTGRPVSTDYGLMQVNSSHIPALIAKGFISSPQDLLTKPCLNVQIGVWVLATHFQVCGISWNCLGSYNAGFRKDRHETRESYANRIYAIYKKLLLKERGIKL
- a CDS encoding type 4 pilus major pilin; this encodes MSVPNDNVKGYPDRGWGFMEQGAIGLAYVIVVALVVGGIWKLFSAKDAATEVTSLQTMMSNGTALKTGNGYDFSSGAAMTGFLIQKGGAPSGFTVHGTASSGTATLTNSYGGSVIIAPVATNGYNNGFSVTSQSIPQAGCIDITTRMMAAGSASSVSINSTDFSSGQVSSEAIGQACTADSGRSGNNTLVFTHNG
- a CDS encoding type II secretion system F family protein, producing MSRNLRFRTERDMSLPEKCRYHAVRLTFTGAHRQVFYENMRFLLENRRPLDGSLKMIGDVHTSFGEKWHPFRELTEDCLEGLRDNSPGRTLGDVLAAWVPYEEAALISAGMKTGNIPVALKQTDKLINARGQILGQVVFASVYPLVLVVLGGGLLGVNNLSLIPMLSRISDPAGWSGALGFMKGLADWTERWGAVSAVAGAGLIALSLWSLPRWRGSLRRFADNFLPWSLYKDLQGAVFLMNTGALLGAGVPGLEAMQLLHSFAPPWLQERLEAAMDGMSEGNSPGMALRKSGYDFPSREAVNYLSLLDDGDGSAELISNYADRWLKQTLERVARRASVTRLLSMLLILGFFALIILMVMQIQDTSSLNLH